The genomic window GCCATGGTCTGGCCGATGGTCCCGCAGGGCGTCAGCAACAGCTACGTCCAGTACGCGCGCGATCACTCGCCCACCTTCAACGAGCAGGAGGACTGAGATGTCCCGCCACGTTCTGAGCCTCCTCGTCGAGGACAAGCCCGGTCTGCTCACGCGCGTCGCGGGCCTGTTCGCCCGCCGCGGCTTCAACATCGAATCGCTCGCCGTGGGTGTCACCGAGGTGCCGGGTCTTTCGCGCATCACGGTCGTCGTCGACGTCGAGGGTCTGCCGCTCGAGCAGGTGACCAAGCAGCTGAACAAGCTGATCAACGTCATCAAGATCGTCGAGCTCGACCCCGCCAGCTCCGTCCAGCGCGAGCACGTGCTCGTCAAGGTGCGCGCCGACAACGCGAGCCGCTCCAACGTGCTCGAGGTCGTGAATCTCTTCCGCGCGTCGGTCGTCGACTACGCCCCCGACGCCATCGTGATCGAGATCACCGGCGACTCGGGCAAGGTCGCGGCCTTCCTCAAGGCGATCGAGCCCTTCGGCGTCAAGGAGCTCGCGCAGTCGGGCCTGCTCGCCGTCGGTCGCGGCGGCAAGAGCATCACCGAGCGCGTCCTGCGCGGCTGAATCTTCCCAACTTCCCACTCACCAGCGGCCCCTGAGCGGGGGCCACGATTCAAGGAGAAACATCCTCATGGCAGAGATTTTCTACGACGACGACGCCGACCTCTCGATCATCCAGGGCAAGAAGGTCGCGATCGTCGGCTACGGCTCGCAGGGTCACGCCCACGCGCAGAACCTGCGCGACTCGGGTGTCGAGGTCGTCATCGCGCTCAAGGACGGCTCCAAGTCGGCCGCCAAGGCGCAGGAAGACGGCTTCGAGGTCAAGAACGTGGCGGATGCCGCGGACTGGGCCGACCTGATCATGATCCTGGCGCCCGACCAGCACCAGCGTTCGATTTTCGCCGACTCGATCAAGGACAAGCTGACCGAGGGCAAGACGCTCGCCTTCGCGCACGGCTTCAACATCCGCTTCGGCTACATCGACGCCCCCGAGGGTGTCGACGTGATCCTCGTCGCCCCCAAGGCTCCCGGTCACACCGTGCGTCGCGAGTACGTCGCGGGCCGCGGCATCCCCGACATCATCGCCGTCGAGCGCGACGCCTCGGGCTCGGCCTGGGACACCGCCCTGTCGTACGCCAAGGCCATCGGCGGCACCCGCGCCGGCGTCATCAAGACGACCTTCACCGAAGAGACCGAGACCGACCTGTTCGGCGAGCAGGCCGTGCTCTGCGGTGGCATGAGCCACCTCGTGCAGGCCGGCTTCGAGACCCTCGTCGAAGCGGGCTACCAGCCGCAGATCGCGTACTTCGAGGTGCTGCACGAGCTCAAACTCATCGTCGACCTCATGTGGGAGGGCGGCATCGCCAAGCAGCGCTGGTCGATCTCCGACACCGCCGAGTACGGCGACTACGTCTCGGGTCCCCGCGTCATCTCGTCCGACGTCAAGGCCAGCATGAAGGCCGTCCTCAGCGACATCCAGTCGGGTGCCTTCGCTGAGCGCTTCATCGCCGACCAGGACAAGGGCGCCCCCGAGTTCCTCGAGCTCCGCGAGAAGGAGCAGGGTCACCCCATCGAGGCGACCGGCAAGGAGCTGCGCGGCCTCTTCGCGTGGAAGCAGCAGGACTCCGACTACGTCGAGGGTTCCGCCGCGCGCTGATCCTCTCGTCGAACGCCCCGGGACCTCGCGGTTCCGGGGCGTTCGCCGTTTCGGCGGGGCGCGGCCCGGCGGCGGGGGAGCGCCGCTACCGTGGAGCCGTGAGCACTCCGCGCGATGACGACGCCCTGTCCTGGGGCGGTGACGACGACCCCACCCTCGACGTCGGCGAGAAGCACGCGCCGACCCCCGTCCCCGGCGGCGAGGTCGAGGCCGAGCCGATCGAGCCCCTGCAGCCTGCCGCGGCGCCGGTCACCCGGCATCCCGAGCCCGTCCGCTCCGAGCCGGTCGCGGTCGACGACGTCGACGATGAGGATCCGGATGCCGCCCACGCGGCGCCCCTCGGGAACGTGGGTCTCGTGGGGATCGGCATGGTGGCGGCGACGTTCCTGCTCTTCGCGATTGGCTGGCTTCTCGCGGGAC from Microbacterium testaceum includes these protein-coding regions:
- the ilvN gene encoding acetolactate synthase small subunit, which codes for MSRHVLSLLVEDKPGLLTRVAGLFARRGFNIESLAVGVTEVPGLSRITVVVDVEGLPLEQVTKQLNKLINVIKIVELDPASSVQREHVLVKVRADNASRSNVLEVVNLFRASVVDYAPDAIVIEITGDSGKVAAFLKAIEPFGVKELAQSGLLAVGRGGKSITERVLRG
- the ilvC gene encoding ketol-acid reductoisomerase is translated as MAEIFYDDDADLSIIQGKKVAIVGYGSQGHAHAQNLRDSGVEVVIALKDGSKSAAKAQEDGFEVKNVADAADWADLIMILAPDQHQRSIFADSIKDKLTEGKTLAFAHGFNIRFGYIDAPEGVDVILVAPKAPGHTVRREYVAGRGIPDIIAVERDASGSAWDTALSYAKAIGGTRAGVIKTTFTEETETDLFGEQAVLCGGMSHLVQAGFETLVEAGYQPQIAYFEVLHELKLIVDLMWEGGIAKQRWSISDTAEYGDYVSGPRVISSDVKASMKAVLSDIQSGAFAERFIADQDKGAPEFLELREKEQGHPIEATGKELRGLFAWKQQDSDYVEGSAAR